The DNA segment TGATACCATATCTATGTCATTGGTTAGAAGATCAAAACTGCAAAGACTAGAAATATCTTAACGATTATGGGTTTATCAGCAGACTTTTAGAATAAGCTGAAAACCTTGCAGAGCAGTCTTTGAAGACACATTTGAGGTGGATGACTCATTGCATTAGTAGCTAAAAGGTGTTGAAGTGTATCTGCTCAGTAGGACAGTAGGAGTTCAGTTACAGGCACCAGTCTGCCAAGATGATCTCATGGAGACTGAGCATCGGCAGGGTATTTTTGTCTTGCAAAAAAACCCTaaataaacagatttatttttaaagaaatatgtCACCACGTTGAAGATTCCCTGACATTAGAACTGTATCTGCCTTAAAATGGAAAACACTGACTCACTGTAAGTTAGAAGAAGGTAATAGTAGAGGTAAGAAAATAGCTGTGCAACATTActgattatttttgtattgatttatactgttgttttaattgttacttttacttgactgtattttttcacatttggcTGCTTTCCTCAGGTCAGTTTCACAGAAAGAAATGATCCCTTTGCAGGAACACCCTATCTCCCATGCATGCGCTTCAGCCCAGTACAACCAGTCTGACTTAATGGCTCCACTGGAGTAGGAGAGGTTAAGGACCTTGTTTGATAGGAAAATTGTTTTTCTCCCTCCCAGACATAACCTGCTAATCTGCTTCtaggaagtacatttccaggataattgccaGATTGTCCCTCCGCTtcagctctctgtgtgttgtagtTCTTGACCTTCtctatggaaaacaacaaaaaacaagctagcaagctaaacgctaaaattagcaagttttgaagaaaattttgATTGTACCATAAAGCAGGACACCTTGTTTTTTCAGGGAATGGTTATTGAGATTaccaaagaatatgtttatgtttttggatcgattggtggggattgctatggacaaagtacacaaTGCAACACACTGGTAACAGCAAACtatgtttaaccatgtatccagctaatttaaatagctcacgttactgggCTGTGGGAGcagttaacttaatttaatgttgtatgtggcattttcttttgccaaaacaagttctttcctaagaccattttgcagagccaccattGCTGCGTCCAGAGCTTACTGACCTGGTGTTAATCATAGATTTTGATCATAGACTTTCAGTCACCGACACCGACCACCAGATGGACGCTGTCTGTGTGGATAAATATATTAACAATATCAGTTAGACACAATATCAGTTACATACTAACTGATATAACTGATGTCTGACTATGCATGATGTCATGATCCTCATTATAATctggtacaaacacacacagagtgtgtgtgtgtgactctctctctctctctctctctctctctctctctctatcaacAGACATTATTCCTTCAGCAATGTCTTTTTCATGACATCTGTCACTTTCACTTGACAAATACCgattgattttgtgttttttgtaatcCTCAACAGAATTCCCCCAGCATACTTTTTTCTAACACAATTCTAAACTGACATTTAAAGTTGCCGCCTGTTGAAACTTTAGACAATTATAAATAGCTGACCAAGtgcaaataagaaaaatataaacatacaagTTTGAGGGATAGCTGAGGCTTACATAGAATCTCGTTTTGGTAAATACTCTCAGAGTCAACTGAATTTATGCATTGAATGTCTGCCTGCTGTACTTGCAGATTTCCCATCTAAGGCCTGGCATCATTCAGTGTGGCTGTAATGAGAGATGGAAGTGGAAGTAGTATgctgtttatttcaaccatCTGTGACCAGCCTGAAAATTCCTTCTAATAGTTTTCTCTGCACTGCACAGGAAGAAAATGATTGTGCTGTGAGAGTTCAAGGAAGAGGAGTGCTCCGGATTTTACTTGGAGTGTAGAAAGGGTATTTCTTTTGCaagtgaaaaattaaaaatctctCAGATATTTTGTCTCTCttggaaaaacaataaattattaATGTTGCTGCTATGCTTGTAGAGTTAATATTTCatcatatattttgttttgaataccATAGAACTGAAATGAGTTTTCAAAGAcataaaacagcaaagaaacTTAAACAAATGCCTGTTTGATATAATATGTCTGTCTATTTAGCTCTGGGATTTGTTTCACTAACTTAAAATATCTTTTCACATGACTATTTACTAAGACATGATTCAGTCtatatatttcaaaatgtgtgGAGAGAACAACAACCATGGAGGAATGTGTTGTATGCTTTGGTGATGATCCTGCTGGTTGATTTGCAAGGTTTTATGCCGTTAATCTGTGTGCTCCTTAAGGATTTAGAAGGCtgagttgaattgaattgtgacGTTCCAAACAGGTTTAACTCCTAAGAGGTCAATCACCCGCCTTTAAATAGCAGCGCAGTAGGGAGCGTTATGCTGGCTACATGAATTTATGATGAAGCTACCAATGTGGCCTACTTCTAAGTTACTGCTAAGGTACCAGACAGGCGCACacctcatctttctctctctctctctttctgttttatatcactTACTCTCTTGCCCCATTTCTCTCCAGTAGTGTCAACTCTGTCTGATCGGATAACAGGACTTATTGTTAATAGTCAGGGATAGATTTTGGACCTCAGAGGTTTAGTGTCTCAAATTGATTCAAGAAATACTTTCAATATGATTATACACTTTGAGACATACTATTTACAACTTTTATATTACTAATTCTATAAACAGTACATGCTGTATATTTATCTTAATGGTGTACTAATTTGTGGGTATTATACTGAGTTGCAACTTTAAAATAACCTTGAGTTTCAAATTTgcctttttgtatttctttgaaaCACTGCATGACACCACACTAGAGACATGGGCATTGATACTTTTGCAGTTTACTATTATTTATTGCATTTGGAAACAGAGTGTCTATTAATTCTCTGAGGCATATATggattttaaaatgagtttTGTAAATGCATCCAGTTTGACCATATACATCATGaaaacatgacaacatttaCACAGAAGGATAGagcttttataataataataattataatgataaatattattattattgttaataattAAGGGCTCATACAGGTAGGGCTGCTTAAGAGGCTACAGGTGATGCCCAATATTGCTGAAGTGCCTTAGAGCAAGAAAAAGCTTCTACTGATTCTTGTACATATGCTATGAAAGCAACTGCCTCAGCAGCTCTGCCTTTGTAAACTACAGTTAATAGAAGGCTAAACAGACTAAAATCATATTCATGTCCTCAGAGGCAGACCATATTTAAGTGAAGGAATGCTCACAAATGCAGTTTTGCTCGAGGCAAGGATGGGTAAAAGTGGACTGATGACAGCAAAAGGAAAATGAAAGCATCATACAATCAGAAGCCAAAATATGAACATTGTTGAGTACAAAGTAGGCTTTCTGTGATACAGCAGACTGTGTATATGTTATACTTTCACCtgcacaatattttttatttaatacaaGCCCTGCTTTGGCCATACAGCTGGAGTAGATGGTGTATGTTTGTGAAAGATTACACTACTACTATGCTAGTTGCCTTATTTTTGATCGATCACAAAGTGAATTATGTAAAAATCTAATGCATGTAAACTCTACCTGATAAGTCATGTTTATCTAgtcactaatatatacacacacacgtatacatatatatatttttttttaataagacaAATATTGCACACTAATATCACTTTTCTGTGTGAGGATCTGTCCAGTCTGGGCTTGTCACAATACAAACAGAGGGAGGCGCTGTTGCTCatgttaaaaagacaaaaacgtcACATAACTCAGTGCCAGTTACAGACATTTATCTGGgtcttgaaatgtttttttcgtTAAGAGAAGGTAAAATGGCTCCAAAATTGAAGTATGTTGCAGTCAAATGCAAAACTGGGAGCAATACTCACACTCTGTACCGTGGAAACCAACGTAGGTCTTGTATTTACATAAACTAAATGTCATGCAAATGGATTCAAGCTGGGGGTCAAATTGCAGCATAGTGAGCATTTAGCTTATTATAATAATGCCAAAATGATGGATGCAGCAATTCCTTAATTAGGTGCTGGAATTGCTGTGAAAGCCTAgaactttatttttacacagtAGCATGTAGTTATTAAACCTTTGACAACTCCACATGTGCATGTAGTGAGGGGGTAATATTACATTAGATATAATTATATACCGACACGTGATATGTATGAATATAGGGCTTTTCTGACAATAGGACTGATTTCGGTTCAATGGTTCATGGTGATTATTAAGagacttttgtttttcccaCCCAGCGAGCCTAGAATCGCCCCGTAagcctgcctgtgtgtgtgtgtgtgtgtgtgtgtgtgtgtgtgtgtgtgtgtgtgtgtgtgtgtgtgtgtgtgtgtgtgtgtgtgtgtgtgtgtgtgccacccAGCTCTGTAGGAGAGGGGAGGCGGTGCGGGAATGTGGAACGGAGGGTGAGAAGAGGGGGCTGAAATGCTCGTTTCAGCACCGCGGACAGCTCCCGGTAAAAGCAGCCAGCTGCAGCTGTTCCTTCCTCTCCGCTACTCTGGAAAAGAGAACAACCAAATTTGAGATATTTTTTACCTCTATATGACCGAAAATAAGATCTTTTTCGAGGAGGAGACTTAGTTTAATTCAGTCCGGATCAGGCGACATATTTGTAGCGAGAGGCTACAGACAAAACCGTTACAGGACTCCCCGAGGTTTGCGTGTACAATCTCTGCGAAGTTTCTCGCCACTGAAAGGGATTCTGTCTTCTCCCACTGGTCTGCAGTGCCCGGAAAATCGGTCGATGTTAAAGGGAAGTTGGAGAGAAAGTGACACCACATCAGCACCTTCTCTTGGTTGGACTATATCCTAATATAAGTTGTGGGACTTTTTTCGTTTAGTACTGCGTAatatgtggttgtgtgtgcagaAGGATTGATATTTCTTGGATAATACTTCTAGCAGCAAATAGGTAAGCaagacaagttttttttcttttttcattcgGTGCTATAGGCATTGAACAGCCTCCATCCTTCATAACCACCGGTCCACCCCACCACCCCATGTAATGCTCTTACATTAGCCACTGATGCAAGGCTTTGATGCGCCCGGATACATTTTTTGCTCGCAGCACTGATTCTTTCCTCCTTCAAGTCGCCCGTCTCAGCCTTCTTTCAATTTAACAATCACGAAGGGACGCCCCGGACTGCAATCCTCCCCCCATTCTCGGCAACTGCTACAGACTGGTGGGTGATAATGGCCATGGATCGATGAGAAATGCTTATTCAGATTTCTGTCGGATGAAGTTGGAGGCCCTGCGTCCACACATAATAACCAAAGTCACAGCTTAGCAACTTTTAACATCCTGATCCgtcgttttttcttcttttttgagaCTTGCTGTATAGGTGTAGCCTGTTTGTAGCTGTCCATGACGGAAACAATGGCGCTGAGTGGAAACTGTAGGACTAACCCCAAAGACCAAGCATCAGTTCAGAACAGTTTCCCAGATGTTGTTGAATTAAACGTCGGGGGGCAGGTTTATTACACCCGTCACTCGACTTTGGTGGGCACCCCGAATTCATTACTCGGTAAGCTCTTCTCCTCCAAAAAAGATGCATCTAATGACTTGGCGAGAGACCCCAAGGGCCGTTATTTCATTGACAGGGACGGGTTTTTATTCCGATATGTGTTGGACTACCTCCGAGACAAGCAAGTCGTCCTCCCGGACCACTTCCCGGAGAAAGGGAGGCTCAAGAAAGAGGCGGAGTACTTCCAGTTACCTGACTTAGTGAAGCTCCTGACCCCTGATGATATCAAGCACAGCCCGGACGACTACTTCCACAGCGACTATGAAGATGGGTCCCAGGGCAGCGACCACCGACAGTGTCCGCCGCCCTCTCTCGTCCCCGCGGACAGAAAGAGCGGCTTCATCACGGTGGGGTACCGGGGTTCGTGCACCATGGGCCGAGAGAGTCAGACCGACGCCAAGTTCAGGAGGGTGCCTCGGATACTGATATGTGGGCGGGTGGCCCTTGCCAAAGAAGTTTTTGGGGAGACCCTGAATGAAAGCCGGGACCCGGACAGAACCCCGGATCGGTATACCTCTCGGTTTTACCTCAAGTTCAAGCACCTGGAGAGGTCTTTTGACATGCTGTCGGAGTGTGGTTTCCAAATGGTGGCCTGCAACTCATCAGTCACAGCCTCGTTTGTCAACCAGCACACAGAGGACAAGATCTGGTCGAGCTACACGGAATACGTCTTCTACCGTAAGTGacacctttatttttattaaacagCAGGTCAATATTCAGTTGCGCACACACAAAGTTGGAATCACCGCTAGAAGGCGCACTTGTTTTACTGGTCATGTGTGTACAACATCATTGGGGTTGATAGGCGTTTCTAGCACAGGACAACCTCTCTTTTGAATGATGTGGGTGTATTGAACACTTCAGTGTGGTGACCCAGACTACAGACGGTGTGATCAGACCTGCTTCTACCTGATTCTATGAACTATAGTTCCTGAAGTTTTGTCGCTTTTTTGTTTACTTGGACAGGGccaaatgattttaaaaaacagcagagtctatttacatgacaaacacagagaTTATAAAAGTTTCATTTGTCCATGACCTGTGGTTAGCCTGCATCATCTTGGTTAAACACAAACATGGAGTCAAACTTACACGCTCAGTTAGTGTCTGAAATTTTGTCTGAGCCCTGTGGAACAAAACCAATTAGAGAACACTCCTGGTAATTGGGGTTAAGCCACGGTGTTGTTATCTCCCCCTGGAAGTGATGAAACCTTAGCAGCAAACACAACTGGCAAGCCATTTCATGTTCTGATCACAGTGTGTTCAAACCATGCAGTGTATGGTTTAAACCGATTACAGCATGTTGCAGCATTCGGTACTCTTGCAGGCTAGTTTATATTTCACAAGATTTAACCAGATTTTAATAATTTCACTCACATCTGAGCCACAGCAATCATCAGAGCCTTTTCTCATCTTGGTGCAATTTTCTACTCCACCTCCTGTCTGCTTTCCTCCATCCCATCCTTTCAACTTCTTGCATTTCCTTCTGgctttttctattcatttcgTTTCTCCATCTTTGCTCACTGGCTGTGAGGTATCTGACAAGAGCAGTAGTAAAAAAAGATCATCGTGACTTTTACATTAGCTTCCATAAGATTATATGATGCAACAAAATAATCAATATTCTCTGACTTGACAGTGTATGATCTAGCTGACATAAAACCGACTTTAagtaatactgtaaatgttaagTACAggttttagtacccctaaactagatctttaaaatacagtgacagTAACACACTAAAAGCAGTGGCCATTTTTGAGATGCCATGAAAGAttaggaaaaaaactaaaaacaggtCTCTAAAATTGAAacaaaactttattttatatgtGCAACTCATGAGGAGACCCAAACTGGTAAGTGCCAGACATATCATTACAAAGAGCAGAATAAACCCtgcttttcaaaatgtatgttttgtagCGAGTAGGCCATGGCTTTATTTGCAAAATACTATGGGACCCTGTTTTGGTCATATATACTGTAGTTCCCACCACTACTAGAGTAAAATCATTTCAACAAATATTTGGACATTTGTGTTGGCGGTTTTCGATTTTACAATCTCCAAACACTAATTCAGCTCTTGTTACATAAGACAGATACAGTCCTACAAAAAATAAACCTGGAGAAGCTGCCAACAGTACTGAGATCAATCTAGCATGGCTGCTATCATGATATCCGTTTCTAACAGTTTTCTCATAGGGACAGGGGTTTTTAatgatttcttttaatttgccCTTAAAATGATTACAATTCGAAACACATTTATACCAAAATCTTCAGTACTGAGTAGGTGTGGGTTTTTATTAGTATTTAAATATTGTCTGTATACTTTATATGTATCAGGCCATGTGTCCTACACCCTCTTATCAAACTCACATTTTATCAGACAATTCTGGCACTTTTGGTATATGATGTGGTGGAGCctgttttatattcataggaaaCATTTTTTCAGTTCAAGTAGAAGGAAATCTAAGCCACTACTGGCTTTGCTGCCTTGTTTCAGTGCCCAAGCATCCAGATGTTTggcaagtaaaaacagttacgGGCAGACACTTCCTGGTTAaacaaaggttaaataaataaaaaacatgcaaacatccttcaaaaaataatttgtagtTTTCCATGTGACTCAAGTTATATTGTATGGTGTTGTTATGGCATTATCTGCAAAATTCTTTACATCAGAAAAATATCTTTTATTC comes from the Etheostoma spectabile isolate EspeVRDwgs_2016 chromosome 13, UIUC_Espe_1.0, whole genome shotgun sequence genome and includes:
- the kctd16b gene encoding BTB/POZ domain-containing protein KCTD16b, translating into MTETMALSGNCRTNPKDQASVQNSFPDVVELNVGGQVYYTRHSTLVGTPNSLLGKLFSSKKDASNDLARDPKGRYFIDRDGFLFRYVLDYLRDKQVVLPDHFPEKGRLKKEAEYFQLPDLVKLLTPDDIKHSPDDYFHSDYEDGSQGSDHRQCPPPSLVPADRKSGFITVGYRGSCTMGRESQTDAKFRRVPRILICGRVALAKEVFGETLNESRDPDRTPDRYTSRFYLKFKHLERSFDMLSECGFQMVACNSSVTASFVNQHTEDKIWSSYTEYVFYRGPSRWSSPPCDCCCKNHKGDGEGESGTSFNELSTSSSESQSEASSPQGTVICGPVNRQSHPHANVQTLDRPAKKGPITMLQQSDQRRKSDLLRTLTASSRDTSTCKKRPVKEKLTVEEELDKCIQDFRKIKIPERFPERKYMWQADLLRKYRL